A region from the Triplophysa rosa linkage group LG4, Trosa_1v2, whole genome shotgun sequence genome encodes:
- the LOC130553418 gene encoding SLIT and NTRK-like protein 1, with translation MLFWIVLLKAALCVAIGNVTRDVCKEQICSCNAVEGDLHIDCEKKSLTNLHHLTGPSSQFYHLLLHGNSLSRLFPNEFANFYNAVSLHLENNGLHDIVPGAFLGLQLVKRLHINNNKIRSFKKSTFLGLDDLEYLQADFNLLRDIDPSVFRDLSKLEVLILNDNLISALPINVFQNVPITHLDLRGNRIKTLPYEGILEQIPGIVEVLLEDNPWDCNCDLVSLKEWLENIPQNALIGRVICEAPTRLQGNDLNETAETELCPSKNGMDSSLAAPPTQDESPDRGPRPTPFKTTGGMTESHSAGGGHHRGRPKARENWQLKTKPTAMATGAVERDPPSNSTCPQSCSCKLIGTRQGLGVTCEGKKIESVANLRPKPLGAHELNLRDNNIHSVKRNQLRGYHSLNLLDLGGNNIKVIDNGTFHNLTELRWLYMDKNYVDMLMAEMFVGLQNLEYLSLEYNDIQLVMPGTFSPMPSLRVLFLNNNLLKSLPVDAFLGVSLSKISLHNNYFTHLPLQGVLDQLNSIIQIDLHGNPWECSCKIVPFKQWTDKLGADVIVSDLKCESPESFWKRDFRRIRNDLMCPELYEKISPTSLSKNSTFPADTGTRPNSYLEPSRVSISVLVPGLLLVFVTSAFTVVGMLVFILRNRKRSKRRDGNSSASEINSLQTVCDSSYWHSGAYHADGPQRGYDCGTHPLSDK, from the coding sequence ATGCTGTTTTGGATTGTGTTGCTGAAGGCGGCTCTTTGTGTAGCTATTGGAAATGTTACAAGAGACGTGTGTAAGGAGCAGATCTGCTCTTGCAACGCAGTCGAAGGCGACTTGCACATTGACTGCGAGAAAAAAAGCCTCACCAATCTGCACCATTTGACGGGTCCGAGCTCTCAGTTTTATCACCTACTGCTTCATGGGAATTCGCTGTCCAGGCTGTTCCCGAACGAGTTCGCCAACTTTTACAATGCCGTTAGCTTGCATTTGGAGAACAACGGCTTGCACGACATCGTGCCGGGCGCTTTCCTGGGACTGCAGCTAGTCAAACGGCTGCACATCAATAACAATAAGATACGCTCTTTTAAAAAGAGTACGTTCCTCGGTTTAGACGACCTGGAGTACCTTCAAGCCGACTTCAACCTACTGAGGGACATCGACCCGTCGGTGTTCAGGGACCTGAGTAAGCTCGAAGTTTTAATCTTAAACGACAACCTCATTAGCGCGCTTCCCATTAACGTGTTTCAAAACGTCCCCATAACGCATCTCGACCTGAGGGGGAACCGAATCAAAACGTTGCCCTACGAGGGGATTCTAGAGCAGATACCTGGGATCGTGGAGGTTCTGCTGGAGGACAACCCGTGGGATTGCAACTGCGACCTGGTTTCCCTGAAGGAATGGCTGGAGAACATCCCGCAGAACGCGCTCATCGGAAGGGTCATTTGCGAGGCGCCCACTCGACTGCAGGGGAACGACTTAAACGAAACGGCCGAGACGGAGCTGTGCCCTTCAAAGAACGGCATGGATTCGAGTCTGGCCGCGCCACCCACCCAGGACGAGAGCCCCGATCGCGGCCCCCGTCCCACGCCCTTTAAAACAACCGGCGGGATGACGGAGTCCCATAGTGCTGGGGGAGGCCATCACAGGGGGCGTCCGAAAGCGAGGGAGAATTGGCAATTGAAAACCAAGCCCACGGCGATGGCAACGGGGGCAGTCGAAAGAGACCCGCCGTCCAATTCGACCTGTCCCCAGTCGTGCAGTTGTAAACTAATCGGAACCAGGCAAGGTCTCGGGGTTACCTGCGAGGGCAAAAAAATTGAGAGCGTGGCTAATCTCAGACCCAAACCGCTGGGCGCGCACGAGTTAAATCTGCGCGACAACAACATTCATAGCGTCAAAAGGAATCAACTTAGAGGCTACCACAGCTTGAATTTGCTCGACCTGGGGGGGAACAACATCAAAGTGATCGACAATGGCACTTTTCACAATCTGACCGAGCTGAGGTGGCTTTACATGGACAAAAACTATGTGGATATGCTAATGGCCGAGATGTTCGTTGGACTTCAAAACCTGGAGTATCTCAGTTTGGAATATAACGACATACAGCTCGTCATGCCGGGCACCTTCAGCCCCATGCCCAGTCTAAGGGTGCTCTTCTTAAATAACAACTTGCTCAAATCTCTCCCCGTGGATGCCTTCTTGGGGGTTTCTTTGTCGAAAATAAGCTTGCATAACAATTATTTCACACATCTGCCGCTGCAGGGCGTCTTAGATCAGCTCAACTCAATTATCCAGATCGATTTGCACGGGAACCCGTGGGAATGCTCGTGCAAAATCGTCCCCTTCAAACAATGGACAGACAAGCTCGGAGCAGATGTCATCGTGAGCGACCTGAAATGCGAATCCCCCGAGAGCTTCTGGAAACGGGATTTCCGACGCATCAGAAACGATTTGATGTGCCCCGAGCTCTACGAAAAGATCTCCCCCACCTCCCTCTCCAAAAACAGCACTTTCCCCGCAGACACGGGCACGCGCCCCAACTCCTATCTGGAGCCCAGCAGAGTGTCCATATCGGTGCTCGTGCCCGGTCTTCTATTGGTTTTCGTGACGTCTGCCTTCACCGTGGTCGGAATGCTCGTCTTCATACTGCGCAACCGCAAGCGATCGAAACGGAGAGATGGGAACTCTTCTGCGTCAGAGATCAATTCTTTACAGACAGTTTGCGACTCGTCCTATTGGCACAGTGGAGCTTATCACGCGGACGGACCCCAAAGAGGTTACGACTGTGGCACGCACCCCCTCTCCGACAAATGA